Proteins encoded together in one Camelina sativa cultivar DH55 chromosome 9, Cs, whole genome shotgun sequence window:
- the LOC104713430 gene encoding uncharacterized protein LOC104713430 yields MDQTPRRNVRRKLVQSTLVSPKSAEVIESNGDRICDVGNNKEEGEGGGEDGGLCSCQGKKKKTRKQKERTPKNGASKKVVKGKSPRKTTPKKSATKNGIVAAADQMVGASVSPPVPNLRLEAKLRAEENLRMSAGKQIHPFFSSWKGGKRNQETSAAENGTCQGQGRDKIVTIGPIHVFERFQDDYRPIDWKNWTFYEQTCTTASPDQQIKINSIEPRPMEFDLNELPTLSHPDVCVIDDEEPEQFASQSEVIAEESPVVLIADQLDGAESDCEVHEAIDLSDHVGGAADISHEMQSLSCRESNGSSAQPRNSLWVDKYQPRSASEVCGNTESVKVMNEWLRQWHERGFQPIKDFLSSDEDNSQDADYNCSESDTDSENTGAEDCLKNVLLIIGPAGSGKSAAIHACAKEQGFKILESNASECRSGIVVRQKFGEALKSYSLSRSLDPLFNSCTDGNGLEDVVEVVPILHIQNDAANLKPLILFEDVDICFAEDRGLVSAIQQIAKKAKGPVVLTANDKNHGLPDNLERIEICFSLPSKEELFSHLSLVCEAEEVKVNPGSLEQLTMFCGGDIRRAIMQLQFWFQSKLKRARKVKNTFIPDLFDHEAGHLLLPKIISRDFPSQLSQLVESEIAKVLSMEEERYNTVEVLVEEVENEKMLNRLWKRSTGKNSIQAKKAAMFRQNTCFEDYDELEDVLNIPCELSNTSYQPLSFSQPNRRRKLNVVMSSDSEDEPLTDIRVSISQHQKDDRLVFQEDGTLSSYWPDMQKETTVLDPSVPSRAELLEATCYQYETSKVSCINEVSQSVDVSCVPESSYVPETLMDGEAELSPRAVSCGHFDGRMEVSMNEDVVQTPPSKEMYINRIQIFDCLKNTCEIIAESSDATVMEDCFKECVGTSQKMQQVSDECSRVDFGKTFKTAEKPKLDTSRYAVQDSWKKLCSSHADFKPYLDSEPVEAPEVLDLTHQIANLISESDLTHSRCLNLGALEPMMNASGDLDMSGLCQMLEQMTSAVAQQEFCFLTNQIATTGSVPTSSATMVTGRGLAVDEARQDYTWSNGSCLDMKPEIHEECRRMVRLSGVLESVVPLRSLKGRAFHEYASFIGQISRADPSNLSGAMEQGRRRRSREARHYLSMELSSEDIAFLGQHSTYGNE; encoded by the exons ATGGATCAGACTCCACGGAGGAATGTTCGTCGGAAATTGGTTCAGTCGACGTTGGTCTCACCTAAATCTGCTGAGGTAATTGAGTCTAACGGAGATCGGATTTGCGATGTCGGTAATAATAAAGAGGAaggtgaaggaggaggagaagatggtGGTTTATGTAGTTgtcaagggaagaagaagaagacgagaaaacAGAAAGAGAGGACTCCCAAGAACGGAGCTTCCaaaaag GTGGTTAAAGGAAAGAGTCCTCGTAAAACAACTCCTAAGAAAAGTGCAACTAAAAATGGGATTGTAGCTGCTGCTGATCAGATGGTTGGTGCCAGTGTTTCACCTCCAGTTCCCAATTTGCGTCTCGAAGCTAAGTTAAGAGCTGAG GAAAATTTGCGGATGTCTGCTGGGAAGCAAATACATCCGTTTTTCTCGTCTTGGAAAGGAGGTAAACGAAATCAAGAGACCTCTGCAGCTGAGAATGGTACGTGTCAGGGTCAAGGAAGAGATAAAATCGTCACCATCGGCCCTATCCATGTATTTGAGAGGTTTCAG GATGATTATCGACCCATTGATTGGAAGAACTGGACTTTCTATGAGCAAACATGCACCACTGCGAGTCCTGatcaacaaataaaaatcaactcTATTGAACCTCGACCTATGGAGTTTGATTTAAATGAACTGCCTACCCTTTCACATCCTGACGTGTGCGTTATTGATGATGAGGAGCCTGAACAATTTGCTAGTCAATCAGAAGTTATCGCAGAGGAATCTCCAGTAGTCTTAATAGCAGACCAGTTAGATGGAGCAGAATCG GACTGTGAAGTTCATGAAGCAATTGACTTGTCTGATCATGTTGGTGGTGCAGCAGACATTTCTCATGAAATGCAAAGCCTGTCATGTCGAGAAAG TAATGGCTCCAGTGCCCAGCCTCGTAATAGCTTATGGGTAGATAAGTACCAGCCAAGAAGTGCCTCAGAG GTATGTGGTAATACTGAATCTGTAAAAGTAATGAATGAATGGCTGCGCCAATGGCATGAGAGAGGGTTTCAGCCAATCAAAGACTTTTTGAGTAGTGATGAAGATAATTCGCAAGATGCTGATTATAACTGTTCTGAAAGTGACACTGACTCGGAAAATACTGGTGCTGAAGACTGCCTGAAAAATGTTCTCTTAATCATTGGTCCAGCTGGG AGTGGGAAATCTGCAGCTATTCATGCTTGCGCAAAGGAACAAGGATTTAAAATCCTAGAG TCCAATGCATCAGAATGCCGAAGTGGAATAGTAGTCAGGCAGAAATTTGGGGAGGCTCTTAAGTCATATAGCTTGTCAAG GTCCTTGGACCCTCTTTTCAATTCCTGTACTGATGGCAATGGGTTAGAGGATGTAGTTGAAGTGGTACCCATATTACATATCCAGAATGATGCAGCTAACTTGAAGCCTTTAATTCTTTTTGAAGATGtagacatttgttttgctgaaGATCGTGGTCTTGTTTCTGCTATCCAGCAGATTGCTAAGAAAGCAAAAGGACCTGTGGTATTGACTGCCAATG ACAAGAATCATGGTTTACCAGACAACTTAGAGAGGATAGAAATATGCTTTTCATTGCCATCAAAAGAAGAACTATTTAGCCACCTTTCTCTG GTTTGTGAAGCAGAGGAAGTTAAAGTTAATCCTGGTTCCCTAGAGCAATTGACGATGTTTTGTGGTGGTGATATACGGAGAGCGATTATGCAATTGCAGTTTTGGTTTCAGAGTAAACTAAAAAGAG CCAGAAAGGTGAAGAACACATTTATTCCAGATCTCTTTGATCATGAAGCTGGCCACTTGCTGCTTCCCAAGATAATTTCACGGGATTTCCCTTCTCAGCTGTCTCAGTTGGTGGAGAGTGAGATTGCTAAGGTATTATCCATGGAAGAGGAAAGATATAACACAGTTGAAGTACTTGTTGAAGAGGTTGAAAACGAAAAAATGCTTAATAGATTATGGAAGCGGAGCACAGGAAAGAACAGCATACAAGCCAAGAAAGCAGCCATGTTCAGGCAGAACACTTGTTTTGAAGATTATGATGAATTAGAAGACGTCTTAAATATTCCGTGTGAACTTAGCAACACTTCCTACCAaccactctctttctctcagcCAAACAGAAGGCGGAAGCTCAATGTTGTGATGTCCTCTGATTCAGAAGATGAGCCTCTGACTGACATACGGGTTTCCATTTCACAACATCAGAAGGACGACAGATTAGTTTTCCAAGAAGATGGTACGCTGTCCTCATATTGGCCAGATATGCAAAAGGAAACAACCGTACTAGATCCTTCAGTTCCTTCCAGAGCAGAACTATTGGAGGCAACTTGTTATCAGTATGAGACATCAAAAGTTTCTTGCATTAATGAGGTATCCCAGTCAGTTGATGTATCATGTGTACCAGAATCTTCATATGTTCCAGAAACTTTAATGGATGGTGAAGCTGAGCTATCGCCAAGAGCAGTATCTTGCGGACATTTTGACGGAAGAATGGAGGTGTCCATGAATGAAGACGTTGTACAGACTCCCCCATCAAAAGAGATGTACATAAACAGAATTCAgatttttgattgtttaaagAATACATGTGAGATAATTGCAGAATCTTCTGATGCGACGGTGATGGAAGACTGTTTCAAGGAATGTGTAGGGACTTCCCAGAAGATGCAACAAGTTTCAGATGAATGCAGCCGTGTAGATTTTGGTAAGACATTCAAGACGGCTGAGAAACCGAAGCTTGATACCTCTAGATATGCCGTGCAAGATTCATGGAAAAAACTCTGTTCGAGTCATGCTGATTTCAAGCCATACTTGGATTCAGAACCAGTAGAAGCTCCAGAAGTTCTTGATCTCACTCATCAGATAGCCAATCTAATTTCGGAATCTGACCTAACGCATTCTAGATGCCTGAACCTT GGAGCTTTGGAGCCAATGATGAACGCTTCTGGAGATCTTGATATGTCTGGATTATGTCAGATGCTTGAACAGATGACATCCGCTGTGGCACAGCaagagttttgctttttaaCAAACCAAATTGCTACAACAGGATCGGTCCCCACTTCATCAGCTACCATGGTAACAGGAAGAGGATTGGCAGTAGATGAGGCAAGGCAGGATTACACATGGAGCAATGGAAGCTGCTTGGATATGAAACCAGAAATACATGAAGAAtg TAGGCGAATGGTACGCCTTTCGGGCGTATTAGAGTCAGTAGTCCCTCTGCGATCATTGAAAGGAAGAGCTTTCCATGAATATGCTTCATTCATAGGGCAGATTTCAAGAGCAGATCCCTCCAACTTATCTGGGGCCATGGAGCAAGGCAGACGGCGAAG GTCAAGAGAAGCTCGACATTATCTGTCAATGGAATTATCCTCGGAAGATATTGCATTCTTGGGCCAACACAGCACATATGGAAATGAATAA
- the LOC104713433 gene encoding lysM domain-containing GPI-anchored protein 2-like, giving the protein MKKKNPEKPLFLFLILASSLASMATAKSTIEPCSTKDTCNSLLGYTLYTDLKVTEVASLFQVDPVSMLLSNSIDISYPDVENHLLPAKLFLKIPITCSCVDGIRKSLTTHYKTRTSDTLGSIADSVYGGLVSPEQIQVANSDTDLSVLDVGTKLVIPLPCACFNGTDDSLPALYLSYVVRGIDTMAGIAKRFSTSVSDLTNVNAMGAPDINPGDILAVPLLACSSNFPKYATDYGLIIPNGSYALTAGHCVQCSCVLGSRSMYCEPASLAVSCSSMRCRNSNFMLGNISSRESSSGCKLTTCSYNGFVSGTILTTLSMSLQPRCPGPQQLAPLIAPPDNVPKELMYLPSPSPSPSPPPDSDDDVVGGGIITAPAASPRGLTVPSSSSIPGNPANGPGGSISVASCPSSYYSFIAFLISIASCFFVV; this is encoded by the exons atgaagaagaagaacccagaaAAACCCTTATTTCTGTTTCTAATTTTAGCTTCGAGCTTAGCATCAATGGCGACTGCAAAATCCACAATAGAGCCTTGCTCAACCAAAGACACTTGCAACTCATTGCTAGGCTACACGCTCTACACCGACCTCAAAGTCACAGAAGTAGCTTCTCTCTTCCAAGTTGACCCAGTCTCAATGCTCCTCTCTAACTCCATCGACATCTCTTACCCAGACGTCGAGAACCATCTCCTTCCCGCCAAGCTCTTCCTCAAGATCCCAATCACTTGCTCCTGCGTCGACGGAATCAGAAAATCCCTTACCACTCATTACAAGACTCGTACTTCCGACACGCTTGGATCGATCGCTGACTCTGTTTACGGGGGTCTTGTCTCGCCTGAGCAGATTCAGGTGGCGAATTCGGACACTGACCTTTCGGTTCTTGATGTAGGTACAAAGCTTGTGATTCCATTGCCTTGTGCTTGCTTCAATGGTACTGATGATTCTCTTCCCGCACTTTATCTATCTTACGTTGTGAGGGGTATTGACACTATGGCTGGAATCGCTAAGAGGTTCTCGACTAGTGTTTCGGATTTAACTAATGTGAATGCCATGGGAGCTCCTGATATCAATCCTGGTGATATCCTCGCTGTTCCATTGCTAG CTTGTAGTTCAAATTTTCCCAAATACGCTACGGATTACGGATTGATCATTCCAAACGGAAGCTATGCTCTCACAGCAGGCCACTGTGTACAATGCAGTTGTGTACTTGGAAGCCGCAG TATGTATTGTGAGCCTGCTTCTTTAGCAGTCTCTTGTTCCAGTATGAGATGTAGAAACAGCAACTTCATGCTCGGGAACATCTCTTCGCGGGAGAGTAGCTCTGGTTGTAAACTTACTACTTGTAGTTACAATGGTTTCGTTAGCGGCACTATCTTGACCAC GTTATCCATGTCTCTTCAACCACGATGTCCTG GACCGCAACAACTAGCGCCGCTTATAGCCCCGCCTGATAATGTTCCAAAGGAACTTATGTATTTACCTTCGCCTTCACCTTCACCTTCACCTCCGCcagattctgatgatgatgttgttggtgGAGGAATCATAACCGCACCAGCGGCTTCACCTAGAGGACTTACGGTTCCTTCAAGCAGTTCTATCCCGGGCAATCCAGCTAACGGTCCAGGCGGGAGTATCTCTGTTGCTTCTTGTCCATCGAGCTATTACTCATTCATTGCGTTTCTCATCTCCATTGCTTCTTGCTTTTTTGTAGTTTGA
- the LOC104713431 gene encoding UDP-galactose transporter 1 yields the protein MEEGSLFRSLLAIIQWWGFNVTVIIMNKWIFQKLDFKFPLSVSCVHFICSSIGAYIVIKVLKLKPLIVVDPEDRWRRIFPMSFVFCINIVLGNVSLRYIPVSFMQTIKSFTPATTVVLQWLVWRKYFDWRIWASLVPIVGGILLTSVTELSFNMFGFCAALFGCLATSTKTILAESLLHGYKFDSINTVYYMAPFATMILGIPALLLEGSGIMSWFEAHPAPWSALIIIFSSGVLAFCLNFSIFYVIHSTTAVTFNVAGNLKVAVAVLVSWLIFRNPISYMNAVGCGITLVGCTFYGYVRHMLSQQTPGTPRTPRTPRSKMELLPLVNNDKLEGKV from the exons ATGGAAGAAGGAAGTTTGTTCAGATCTCTCTTAGCTATTATCCAGTGGTGGGGTTTCAACGTTACCGTCATCATCATGAACAAGTGGATCTTTCAG aaactgGATTTTAAGTTCCCACTATCGGTTTCATGTGTTCACTTCATATGTTCATCGATTGGAGCATACATCGTTATCAAAGTTCTCAAGCTAAAACCTTTGATTGTGGTTGACCCAGAAGATCGATGGAGGAGGATTTTTCCAATGTCTTTCGTCTTCTGTATTAACATTGTGTTGGGAAACGTCAGCCTTCGTTACATCCCGGTTTCGTTTATGCAGACCATTAAGTCCTTCACTCCAGCAACCACAG TTGTCTTACAGTGGCTGGTATGGAGGAAATACTTCGACTGGCGTATTTGGGCGTCTCTTGTGCCAATTGTTGGAGGAATTCTGCTTACCTCTGTTACTGAGCTTAGTTTTAACATGTTTGGATTCTGTGCTGCCCTGTTTGGATGTTTAGCTACTTCCACAAAGACCATTCTAGCCGAATCTCTTCTTCATGGTTACAAATTTGACAG cATAAACACCGTATACTATATGGCGCCTTTTGCCACCATGATTCTCGGGATACCAGCGTTATTACTGGAAGGCAGCGGAATTATGAGTTGGTTTGAAGCACACCCAGCTCCCTGGTCAGCCCTCATCATTATATTCAGCTCTGGTGTTTTAGCCTTCTGCCTCAACTTCTCCATCTTTTACGTCATTCATTCCACAACTGCAGTCACATTCAACGTAGCTGGAAACCTTAAG GTTGCAGTGGCTGTATTGGTCTCATGGTTGATCTTCCGTAACCCTATATCATATATGAATGCTGTTGGATGCGGAATTACGCTTGTGGGATGCACATTCTATGGATATGTGAGGCATATGCTTTCACAGCAGACACCGGGGACTCCTAGGACTCCTCGTACCCCAAGAAGCAAGATGGAATTACTTCCTCTTGTTAATAATGATAAACTCGAAGGCAAAGTCTGA